The genomic window CAGAAGAGCGACGACTAGTCCCAACCCCTTCCCGGGCGGTGGCCGTCGTGCCACCGCCGGCAGAGAAAGCTGAGTTCCGAGTTTGGCAAAGTCGACTCCGGTCAAGAAAGCGTGGCGTTCGCTCACCTGGCTTGGCGTAATCCTCATCGGTTTGTTCGCGATCAACGCGGCCGGGGTCCTCTGGGGGAACAGCTCATGGGCGCCCAAGCTGGCCCTCGACCTCGAGGGTGGCACCCAGATCATCCTCGCGCCGAAGCTGGAGTCCGGCCAGACGGTCTCCAACGAGCAGCTGAACCAGGCCGTGGCGATCATCCGCCAGCGCGTCGACGCGTCCGGCGTCTCGGAGGCGGAGATCACGACGCAGGGTCAGAACGTCGTCGTCTCGATCCCGGGAACCCCCGACGAAGCGACGCTGAACCGCATCGAGAGCTCCGCGAAGCTCGAGTTCCGTCCGGTCCTCACCTCGCAGCAGCTGACTCCCGGTCAGCCGTCCAACACCTTCATCGGTGAAGACGGCGCCTCGACCCCGTATCCGACGCCGGATCCGGGCCTCGAGAGCACGCCGACCGCGTCGCCGACCAACGCGAGCGACCTGTCGCAGGTGACGCCCGCGCTGTACGCCGCCTTCCAGGCCTACGACTGCGCCGCGAACGCGGATTCGCTCGACGCCACCGCAGCGCCCGCTGCCGACCCACTCATCACGTGCGACGTCGACGGCACCTTCAAGTACGTGCTCGGCCCGGTCGAGGTGTCCGGAGAAGACCTGTCCGACGCGAGCGCCGGCATCAAGACGACGTCGTCGGGTGCGAGCACGGGCGAGTGGGCGGTGTACCCGGTCTTCAACGAGAAGGGCACTGCGCTCTTCGCCGACGTCACCGGTCGTCTGACCTCGCTGCAGAGCCCGCAGAACCAGTTCGCGATCGTGCTCGACGGCAACGTCATCTCCGCACCCCAGTCGCTCGCCGTCATCTCCGACGGCAAGCCGGAGATCAGCGGCTCCTTCACCGAGGAGTCCGCCAAGACCCTCGCCGATCAGCTCAAATTCGGCGCACTGCCGATCAGCTTCGTCGTGCAGAGCCAGGACACCATCTCGGCGACCCTCGGCTCGACGCAGCTGGAGAGCGGCCTCATCGCCGGTCTCATCGGGCTCATCCTGGTCGTCATCTACACGCTGTTCCAGTACCGGCTCCTCGGCACCGTGACCATCGCCTCGCTCGTCGCGGCCGCGGTGCTCACCTATGTGGTGATCCTGCTCATGTCCTGGCGTCAGGGCTTCCGGCTCTCTCTCGCCGGCATAGCGGGCCTCATCGTCGCCATCGGTTTCACCGCGGACTCGTTCATCGTGTACTTCGAACGCATCAAGGACGAACTCCGCGACGGCCGGGGTCTGGAGTCCGCCGTCGAAGCCGGCTGGAAGCGCGCCAAGCGCACCATCTACGCGGCGAAGGGTGTCAACCTCCTGTCCGCCGTGGTGCTGTACGTCCTCGCGATCGGCAACGTCCGCGGCTTCGCCCTCACCCTCGGCGTGACCACGATCATCGACGTCATCGTCGTGCTCCTGTTCACGCACCCGATGATGCAGCTCCTCGGCCAGACGAAGCTCTTCAACAGCGGCAAGCCGTTCACCGGTCTCGACCCGTCGGCGCTCGGCGCCATCTACCGTGGTCGCGCGGAGTTCCGGAAGCCCGTCTCGGTGCCCGGCGCCAAGGCCGCATCCAGCAGCCGCGAGGCGGCCAAGCGCCAGACGATCGCCGAGCGCAAGCAGGCGGCCCTCGTCGGAGGCGGCTCCGACACCAGAGCAGACGATCTGCCGACCGATGGGAAGGACTCCTGATGGGTGCGTTCGCACGGTTCGGAAACGAGCTCTACACCGGGAAGCGCTCCTACGACTTCGTCGGCAAGCGCAAGATCTGGTACACGATCGCCATCGTCGCGGTCGTCCTCTCGGTGTTGATCCCGGTCGTCAAGGGCGGATTCAACTTCGGCATCGAGTTCCGCGGTGGTTCCCAGTTCCAGATCGCCGACGTCAAGAGCACCGATCAGACGTTGGCCGAAGACGCCGTCGCGTCCGTCGTCAGCGGCGCGACCACCCACGTGACCGTCGTGGGCGGCAACTCGGTCCGCGTGCAGACCGACCAGCTGAAGAACGACAAGGTCACCCAGCAGGTGTCGGCAGCCTTGGCCGAGGCCTACGGCGTCGAACAGTCCGACATCACGAGTTCGTTCATCGGCCCGTCATGGGGTCAGGACGTCTCCAAGCAGGCGATCGTCGGCCTCATCGTGTTCCTCGTGCTCGCGGCGATCCTCATGGCCCTGTACTTCCGCACCTGGAAGATGTCCGCGGCCGCGCTGCTCTCCCTCATGCACGACCTCATCATCACGGCCGGTGTCTACGCCGCGACGGGCTGGGAGATCACGCCGGCCGCCATGATCGGCTTCCTCACCATCCTCGGCTTCTCGCTGTACGACACCGTCGTGGTGTTCGACAAGATCCGCGAGAACACGACGCTCGACGCCGACGGCGCGGCCCGGACGTTCGGGGAGTCGGTCAACCTCGCGGTCAACCAGACCCTGGTGCGCTCGATCAACACCGGCGTCGTGGCGGCGCTCCCGGTCGCGGCGATCCTGTTCTTCGGTGCCTTCGTCCTCGGTGCCGACACGCTGCGCGACATCTCGCTCGCCCTGCTCGTCGGTATCCTCGTCGGCACGTACTCGACGATCTTCGTCGCCGCACCGCTCTACGCGAACTTCCGGCACAACGAGCCCCGCATCGCCAAGCACGACAAGCGCGTGCTGCAGGCGCGCGATCGCGCTCAGACCTCGGATGACGCCGAGGGCGAACGCACGGAAGCAGACGCGCCGCTGGCGCGTTGACCCTGACAGCGACCGACAACCGCGTGCACGAGCGCAGGGAGGCCTGAGATGGCGGACACCACGACATCCTCGACGGCCTCCCTGCGCCGTCTCGTCCCACGGATCTTCTCGAAGGCGCAGCCGGCCGGCGCCGTCGACACCCTGATGCGGACGGTGCGGCAGCACCATCCGAAGGCCGACCTGGCGCTCATCGAGCGTGCGTACACGGTCGCCGAGCGGGCCCACTCCGGCCAGAAACGCCAGAGCGGCGAGCCGTACATCACGCACCCGGTCGCCGTGTCCCAGATCCTCGCCGACCTCGGCATCGGACCGAAGACGATCGTCGCCGCCCTCCTCCACGACACCGTCGAGGACACCGACTACTCGCTCGACCAACTCCACGCCGACTTCGGTGACGAGGTCGCCATGCTCGTCGACGGCGTCACGAAGCTCGACAAGGTCAAGTACGGCGACAGCGCACAGGCCGAGACGGTCCGGAAGATGATCGTCGCGATGTCGAAGGACATCCGCGTCCTCATCATCAAGCTCGCCGATCGGCTGCACAACGCCCGGACCTGGGGATTCGTCCCGGCCGAGAAGGCGGCGAAGAAGGCCACGGAGACCCTCGAGATCTACGCACCGCTCGCGCACCGCCTCGGGATCCAGGCGATCAAGTGGGAGCTCGAAGACCTGTCCTTCGCTGTGTTGTACCCGAAGCTCTACGCCGAGATCGAGTCGCTCGTCAAGCAGCGCACACCGCAGCGCGAGGAGTACGTGCAGCACGTCATCGACGCGGTGAACGAGGACCTCAAGGCGCAGAAGATCCGCGGCAAGGTCGCCGGTCGCCCGAAGCAGTACTACTCGATCTACCAGAAGATGGTCGTCCGCGGCCGCGAGTTCGACGACATCTACGACCTCGTCGGCATCCGTGTCCTCGTGAACTCGCTGCGCGACTGCTACGCGGTCCTCGGGTCGATCCACGCACGGTGGACGCCCGTCCCAGGGCGTTTCAAGGACTACATCGCCACGCCGAAGTTCAACCTGTACCAGTCGCTGCACACCACCGTCGTCGGACCGGGCGGGAAGCCCGTCGAGATCCAGATCCGCACGAACGAGATGCACCAGCGGGCCGAGTTCGGCGTCGCCGCGCACTGGAAGTACAAGGAGCGGATGAACAGCGGGAAGGCCGCGTCCTCCGCTGAGCCCGACAGCTCGATGGCCTGGCTCGCCCACATCTCCGACTGGCAGGCGGAGACGGCGGACCCGGGGGAGTTCCTCGACTCGTTGCGGTTCGAGATCGGTGCGAAGGAGGTCTACGTCTTCACCCCGAAGGGGCGTGTCGTCGGCCTGCCCGCCGGCGCGACGCCGGTCGACTTCGCCTACGCCGTCCACACGGAGGTCGGCCACCGGACGATGGGCGCCCGGGTCAACGGGCGGCTCGTGCCGCTGGAGAGTTCACTCAACACCGGCGACGTGGTGGAGGTCTTCACCTCGAAGAACCCCGACTCCGGTCCGAGCCAGGACTGGTTGAACTTCGTCAAGAGCCCTCGGGCGCGGAACAAGATCCGCCAGTGGTTCACGAAGGAGCGTCGCGACGAGGCGATCGAGCAGGGGCGCGACGCGATCGCACGGGCGATGCGCAAGCAGAACCTGCCGCTCCAGAAGCTCATGAACCAGGACTCGTTCGCCGAGGTCGCGGCGCAGCTGCGCTACGAGGACGTCACGGCACTCTATGCGGCC from Plantibacter flavus includes these protein-coding regions:
- a CDS encoding RelA/SpoT family protein, with product MADTTTSSTASLRRLVPRIFSKAQPAGAVDTLMRTVRQHHPKADLALIERAYTVAERAHSGQKRQSGEPYITHPVAVSQILADLGIGPKTIVAALLHDTVEDTDYSLDQLHADFGDEVAMLVDGVTKLDKVKYGDSAQAETVRKMIVAMSKDIRVLIIKLADRLHNARTWGFVPAEKAAKKATETLEIYAPLAHRLGIQAIKWELEDLSFAVLYPKLYAEIESLVKQRTPQREEYVQHVIDAVNEDLKAQKIRGKVAGRPKQYYSIYQKMVVRGREFDDIYDLVGIRVLVNSLRDCYAVLGSIHARWTPVPGRFKDYIATPKFNLYQSLHTTVVGPGGKPVEIQIRTNEMHQRAEFGVAAHWKYKERMNSGKAASSAEPDSSMAWLAHISDWQAETADPGEFLDSLRFEIGAKEVYVFTPKGRVVGLPAGATPVDFAYAVHTEVGHRTMGARVNGRLVPLESSLNTGDVVEVFTSKNPDSGPSQDWLNFVKSPRARNKIRQWFTKERRDEAIEQGRDAIARAMRKQNLPLQKLMNQDSFAEVAAQLRYEDVTALYAAVGEGHVSTQSVLEKVVALLQKDADSEHAEYTVPVRGSRRERLQNSDSGVLVLGAPDILVKLAKCCTPVPGDEIVGFVTRGSGVSVHRSDCHNVQGLLQEPERMIDVEWAPSSKSVFLVQIQVEALDRAGLLSDVTRVLSEYHVNILSATVNTSSDRLAISRFVFEMGDTTHLDRVLNAVRRIDTVYDVYRVNGG
- the secD gene encoding protein translocase subunit SecD, whose amino-acid sequence is MAKSTPVKKAWRSLTWLGVILIGLFAINAAGVLWGNSSWAPKLALDLEGGTQIILAPKLESGQTVSNEQLNQAVAIIRQRVDASGVSEAEITTQGQNVVVSIPGTPDEATLNRIESSAKLEFRPVLTSQQLTPGQPSNTFIGEDGASTPYPTPDPGLESTPTASPTNASDLSQVTPALYAAFQAYDCAANADSLDATAAPAADPLITCDVDGTFKYVLGPVEVSGEDLSDASAGIKTTSSGASTGEWAVYPVFNEKGTALFADVTGRLTSLQSPQNQFAIVLDGNVISAPQSLAVISDGKPEISGSFTEESAKTLADQLKFGALPISFVVQSQDTISATLGSTQLESGLIAGLIGLILVVIYTLFQYRLLGTVTIASLVAAAVLTYVVILLMSWRQGFRLSLAGIAGLIVAIGFTADSFIVYFERIKDELRDGRGLESAVEAGWKRAKRTIYAAKGVNLLSAVVLYVLAIGNVRGFALTLGVTTIIDVIVVLLFTHPMMQLLGQTKLFNSGKPFTGLDPSALGAIYRGRAEFRKPVSVPGAKAASSSREAAKRQTIAERKQAALVGGGSDTRADDLPTDGKDS
- the secF gene encoding protein translocase subunit SecF; this encodes MGAFARFGNELYTGKRSYDFVGKRKIWYTIAIVAVVLSVLIPVVKGGFNFGIEFRGGSQFQIADVKSTDQTLAEDAVASVVSGATTHVTVVGGNSVRVQTDQLKNDKVTQQVSAALAEAYGVEQSDITSSFIGPSWGQDVSKQAIVGLIVFLVLAAILMALYFRTWKMSAAALLSLMHDLIITAGVYAATGWEITPAAMIGFLTILGFSLYDTVVVFDKIRENTTLDADGAARTFGESVNLAVNQTLVRSINTGVVAALPVAAILFFGAFVLGADTLRDISLALLVGILVGTYSTIFVAAPLYANFRHNEPRIAKHDKRVLQARDRAQTSDDAEGERTEADAPLAR